The Deinococcus reticulitermitis DNA segment CAGCACCGCCGTGCAGGTCGCGCTTCTCACCGCCCGCATCAATAACCTCTCGGACCACCTCAAGGCCAACAAGAAGGACAAGCACGGCCAGCGCGGCCTTCAGCTCATGAACGGCCAGCGCCGCCGCCTGCTGAAGTACCTCGAGCGCACCGACTACGACGCCTACATCGCCCTGACGGACAAGCTCGCCATCCGCCGCGGCCAGCGCATCGTTCGCTAACTTTTCCCGGCCTGACCCCCCCGCCCCCGTGGCGGGGTTCTTCGTTTGTGCCGCCAAAGAGAGGGGGGAAAGCCC contains these protein-coding regions:
- the rpsO gene encoding 30S ribosomal protein S15; translated protein: MIDKQQVIAEHAASGKDTGSTAVQVALLTARINNLSDHLKANKKDKHGQRGLQLMNGQRRRLLKYLERTDYDAYIALTDKLAIRRGQRIVR